The genomic stretch GGGAACGGCAAGGGGGGGACGCGATGCTGGAGCGGAAACTGGTGGTGGACGAATCTGCCGGAGGGGCCTACTGTCCCGTGCGGGCGACCCTGGCCCTTATCGGCCAGAAGTGGGTGCCCCACATTTTCCACGAGTTGTCCAAAGGCAAACGGCGGTTCAACGAACTGGCCCAGGCGGTGGGCGGGGTGAACCCCCGCACCCTGAAGGCGCGCCTTACGGCCTTGGAGAAGGCGGGCGTCGTGCGTCGGCGGGTGGTGGAGACCCTGCCCCCCTGGGTGGAATACGAACTGACCCCCGCCGGGCAGGAGTTGGCCCAGGTGCTGGCCGCTTTGGGGGAGTGGGGGATGAAACACCTCACCCCCGAGGTGCTCTCCACCCTGGTGCGGACGGCGTCCCCGCCCACTTCCTGCTAGCCCCCACTCCCCACAACGAAGGGGCGCAGGAGGTACTCCTGCGCCCCCCAAAGCCCAACCCCAGGCGTTGCTACAGGCGCATCCCCTGGGCCACCAGTTCCCGATGGAAGTCGGCGTCGCCGTACATCAGTTCGGCGGCCTTGGCGCGGCGGGTATACAGTTGCAGGTTGTGCTCCTTGGTGAAGCCGATGGCACCGTGGCACTGGTGGGCCAGAGCGCACACCCGCCGGTAGGCGTCGGAGCACCAGGCCTTGGCCATAGCCACCTCCATGCGGGCGTCCTGGCCCTCGCTGATGGCCCAGGCGGCCTGATAGGCGATGTACCTCGCCCCCTCCACATCCACGGCCATATTGGCGCAATGGTGCTGGACGGCCTGGAAACTGCCGATGGGCCGTCCGAACTGGATGCGCTGTTTGGCGTAGTCCACCGTCATCTCCAGGACGCGCTGGGCACCGCCCACCATCCAGCAACAGGTGGCAGCGGCGGCGCGGCGGATGGCCCGCTCCACGATGGGCCAGCCCTGGTCCACCTGCCCCAGCACGGCCGTCCCTGGCACCACCACATTCTGGAAGGTTACCTCGCTCTGTCGGTCGGAGGCGATGGTCTTCAGGAGGGTCTGGGAGATACCAGAAGTTCGGGTGGGGACAAGGAAGCAGGTAATGCCTTGGGTGGGGTCAGCGCCCGAGCGGGTACGGGCGGCCACCAGGAGGGTGTCGGACACATGGGCATAGGGGACGAACAGCTTGGTGCCGGTGAGCACCCAGTCGGTGCCGCGGCGGGTGGCCTGCACCTCGCGGATGCCCTCGGCATCCCAGCGGGCGGAGGGTTCGGTGATGGCGAAGGTGCCGATCAGGTCACCCGAGGCGATTTTGGGCAGGATATCCCGCTTCTGGGCCTCGGAGCCGGCGTCCAGGACAGTCAAACCGAACAGCACCACGGTGGAGAAGTACGGGCCGGGGAGCAGGGCGCGCCCCATCTCCTCCAGCAGGACACACAGGTCCAGGAAGGAGTTGCCCAAGCCCCCATAGGCCTCCGGGAAGGGGAGGCCCAGCCATCCCAATTCGGCCAGTTTCTTCCACATGTCCACCGTATAGCCCTTCTCGTCCTCCTCCATAGCCCGCACATAGGTATGGGGGCACTCCTTCTCCAGGAACTCTCGGGCGCTGTTCTTAAGCATCTGTTGCGCTTCGGACAAGCCCAGGTCCATAAATACACCTCCTCGAATGCTTTGAGCGTTTCACGGCCGGAACAGCACCGCCAGGGTGACGAACACTAGCCGCCCATAGACGCGGTCTATCTGCGGGCGCAGGCTCTCCACCCTGCTGTCCAGGCGTTCCATCTTCCCCTCTAGGCGCTCCACCACGTGGCTATCCATCTCCTGGCTCCGGGCCTTTCTCGTGCCCTCTAGACGCTCCACGTCCCGCTCCAGGCGGACGCCCACCTGCTGGACAATCTCCCGCAGGCCCCGTTCCTGCTGCTGCGCCCCTGGCTCCTATCCCCGGGGCAGACCCAGGCCTCGCATGGCGATGATGTTGCGCTGGACCTCGCTGGTGCCGGCGGCGATGGTGGCACTGAAACTGGTCAGCCACGCCGTCTGAAGGCGTCCGTTCAACTTGGCCCACTTGGAGCCCCGCAGCAGTTGCCCATACGGCCCCATCATGTTCACCCCGAAGTTGGTAACCCTTTGCACCAGCTCGGTGCCGAACACCTTGCTGATGGACGACTCCTTGTTGGGCACCTGCCCCTTGCTTTGCATGTAGGCCACATTGTAGGCGATCATGCGGGCCGTGTGGGCCTGCACATACAGGTCGGCCAGGGCGTTGCGGACGCGGGCATCCTGGGCGAGGGGCCGGCCCGACGGGGCGAACTCGCGGGCGAACTGGGCCAGCTCCTCAATGGTGCGTCGGGCCGAGGCGGAGTAGTCCACCCCCGACCGCTCAAAGTCCAGCAGGGTAACAGCCACATACCAGCCCCGGTTCTCCTCCCCCACCAGGTTCTGCTTCGGCACCCGCACATTGTCAAAAAATACCTGGTTGAAGGAGTGCACAC from Dehalococcoidia bacterium encodes the following:
- a CDS encoding helix-turn-helix transcriptional regulator, translating into ERQGGDAMLERKLVVDESAGGAYCPVRATLALIGQKWVPHIFHELSKGKRRFNELAQAVGGVNPRTLKARLTALEKAGVVRRRVVETLPPWVEYELTPAGQELAQVLAALGEWGMKHLTPEVLSTLVRTASPPTSC
- a CDS encoding acyl-CoA/acyl-ACP dehydrogenase codes for the protein MDLGLSEAQQMLKNSAREFLEKECPHTYVRAMEEDEKGYTVDMWKKLAELGWLGLPFPEAYGGLGNSFLDLCVLLEEMGRALLPGPYFSTVVLFGLTVLDAGSEAQKRDILPKIASGDLIGTFAITEPSARWDAEGIREVQATRRGTDWVLTGTKLFVPYAHVSDTLLVAARTRSGADPTQGITCFLVPTRTSGISQTLLKTIASDRQSEVTFQNVVVPGTAVLGQVDQGWPIVERAIRRAAAATCCWMVGGAQRVLEMTVDYAKQRIQFGRPIGSFQAVQHHCANMAVDVEGARYIAYQAAWAISEGQDARMEVAMAKAWCSDAYRRVCALAHQCHGAIGFTKEHNLQLYTRRAKAAELMYGDADFHRELVAQGMRL